The window TGCGGTCGTCGAGGAACCCCCGTGTCGCCGGCGAGTCGTAGACGGGCGGCCGCACCGCGATGATGCGCCGGTCTCCGAGGTCGATGGCCTCGCCGTCGTTGAGCCAGCGCAACCGGTGCAGCGGAAAGCCGAAGGCGTTGCTGTACCGCTCGACCAGCGCCCAACTGCAGACCAGCGTCGCGTTCGGACACGTCTCCATCACCGGCACGAGGTTTCCGGTGTGATCACTGTCGTCGTGCGAGAGGAACACCCAGCGGACGTCCGCCGGGTCGACGATCCCGAACACGTCGTCCAGCCACTGGCTGCGGTTGTTCACCGATCCGGTATCGACGATCGCCGGTTCCGCACCGGCGATCACCATCGAGTTGAGGTACACGCTGAGCGGAGCCCCGAGCGCGTGTTGCACTTGGTGAACGACCCAGGCGTCTCTGCCCACACGCCTCGGTGGAACGCGCGTGGTCGGCACTTTCGGAGCGAAGCTCATCGGTCCCTCCTGAAGGGCTCTCTCCGGCCCGTTCGCACCGCAGGACCTCGCTGGTGCGAGGCCACGGCGAGCGTGCAGGGTCAGCGCGACGCGGACATGAGGCAGAACCGACGTTTTCGCGGCGGCGATCCCCCAATTAAGAACGTGAGGTGCCCTTGACGAGCGTTCGCGCCGCGTACGCCACCAGCTCCGAGCGCCGACCGACGCCCGTCTTGACGGCCAGGTTGGCCACGTGACGCTCGACGGTGCGGGGCGACACGTACAGCCTGGTGGCGATCTCCTTGTTCGGCAGGCCCATCGCGAGGAGTCGGAGGACTTCCCACTCGCGCGACGTCACCCCGAGCGCCCGAAGTTCGCCGGGAACCTCCTTGTCGCCCCTCCGTCGCGGGACGGCGGCGCCGGCCTTCCGCAGGAGCGACCGGCACGCGGAGGCGAGCTGGTCGTCCCCGTGCCGGTCGAAGAAATCGAGTGCCTCGCGCAGCCACGGCACGGGGTCTCCCCAACCGTCCGCGACCGCGGCCTCGGCGACGAGCCGCCGCCCGAGGCTGCGGAACCACCGGTGGTCGTCGAGCGCACGATCGGCCTGGGCCATACTGGCGGCTGCCAGTTCGGCGTCGCCGGCGTGCCCTG is drawn from Actinomycetota bacterium and contains these coding sequences:
- a CDS encoding MBL fold metallo-hydrolase, with product MQHALGAPLSVYLNSMVIAGAEPAIVDTGSVNNRSQWLDDVFGIVDPADVRWVFLSHDDSDHTGNLVPVMETCPNATLVCSWALVERYSNAFGFPLHRLRWLNDGEAIDLGDRRIIAVRPPVYDSPATRGFLDDR